In Opitutaceae bacterium TAV5, one genomic interval encodes:
- a CDS encoding von Willebrand factor A — protein sequence MKNQDHIQRPSGARRFLAFLGFSLVAALPWALMATARGAGTLTPVGSPQAPIQIRSHQVDVTINNGFARTEVTQIFFNPNSVDLEAVYAFPVPKSASLSEVTIHAGEKILRGEVLPKAEAQAVYEDEKAKGNDAGLASKNTYQTYEFRVSSVRANAETQLSFVYYQPLEIDTGVGRYHYPLEDGGTDDAAQDFWQPANSRIEGGGPGRLVFNVELKSAWPVDDVRVPGFENAASIRKLDTGHYQLTLDRPDAGLDRDFVLYYRLADNLPGRVEVIPYRAAKDKPGTFMMVVTPGIDLQPITRGADYTYVLDVSGSMQGKIATLANGVSRALGQMRETDRFRIVTFNNSGREVLGWTPATRANVERGVELVKSLTPNGGTDIHAGLKLALRDLDADRASSIVLVTDGVANQGVVDPKAFHALLKKYDIRFFGFLMGNSANWPLMRTMADATGGFYAGVSNDDDIVGQILLAKSKIAFESLHDASFRFKGARVTETTGDYPQKIYRGQQLVIFGRYDSAGEATVQLKAKLTGEDKTYTTTFNFPETDTDNPEIERLWALAQIEQLELLESIGQLPPAESKDAITHLGVEYQLVTDHTAMVVLDDATFAGRGIDRKNRDRIATERTAQSARAQQPVKNYQVDAQQPTYSQPAPHVSRPYSSGGGGGALDSKDVALMLFFAFLAWAAHLGRRAARQR from the coding sequence ATGAAAAACCAAGACCACATCCAACGTCCTTCCGGAGCCCGCCGCTTCCTTGCCTTCCTCGGGTTCTCCCTTGTTGCCGCGCTTCCCTGGGCCCTCATGGCAACCGCCCGCGGTGCCGGCACCCTCACTCCTGTCGGCTCGCCGCAGGCCCCGATCCAGATCCGGTCACACCAGGTCGATGTCACCATCAATAACGGATTCGCCCGCACCGAGGTCACCCAGATTTTTTTCAACCCCAACTCTGTCGACCTCGAAGCCGTTTACGCATTCCCCGTCCCGAAAAGCGCCAGCCTTTCCGAAGTGACGATCCATGCCGGCGAAAAGATTCTCCGCGGCGAGGTTCTGCCCAAGGCCGAAGCGCAGGCCGTGTATGAAGACGAAAAAGCCAAAGGCAACGACGCCGGCCTCGCCTCGAAGAACACCTACCAGACTTACGAATTCCGCGTGTCCTCCGTCCGCGCCAACGCCGAAACGCAGCTCTCGTTCGTCTATTACCAGCCCCTCGAAATCGACACCGGCGTCGGCCGCTACCACTATCCGCTCGAGGACGGTGGCACCGACGACGCCGCGCAGGATTTCTGGCAACCGGCCAACAGCCGCATCGAAGGCGGCGGCCCCGGCCGGCTCGTTTTCAATGTCGAACTCAAATCCGCCTGGCCGGTCGACGACGTGCGCGTGCCCGGCTTCGAAAACGCCGCCAGCATCCGGAAACTGGATACCGGCCACTACCAGCTCACCCTCGACCGTCCCGACGCCGGCCTCGATCGCGACTTTGTTCTCTACTATCGCCTCGCCGACAACCTCCCCGGCCGCGTCGAAGTCATCCCCTACCGCGCCGCGAAGGACAAACCCGGCACCTTCATGATGGTCGTCACGCCCGGCATCGACCTGCAACCCATCACGCGCGGCGCCGACTATACCTATGTGCTCGACGTCTCCGGCTCCATGCAGGGCAAGATCGCCACGCTCGCCAACGGCGTTTCCCGCGCCCTCGGACAGATGCGCGAGACCGACCGTTTCCGCATCGTCACCTTCAACAACTCCGGCCGGGAAGTCCTCGGCTGGACGCCCGCCACCCGTGCCAACGTCGAGCGCGGCGTCGAACTCGTCAAAAGCCTCACCCCCAACGGCGGCACCGATATCCATGCCGGTCTCAAGCTCGCCCTGCGTGACCTCGACGCCGACCGCGCCAGCAGCATCGTCCTCGTCACCGACGGCGTCGCCAACCAGGGTGTCGTCGATCCGAAGGCGTTTCATGCGCTCCTCAAGAAATACGACATCCGTTTCTTCGGCTTCCTCATGGGCAACAGCGCCAACTGGCCGCTCATGCGGACGATGGCCGACGCCACCGGCGGTTTTTACGCGGGTGTTTCCAACGACGACGACATCGTCGGCCAGATCCTCCTCGCCAAGTCGAAGATCGCCTTCGAATCCCTGCACGACGCGTCCTTCAGATTCAAGGGCGCCCGCGTCACCGAAACCACCGGCGACTACCCGCAAAAGATCTACCGCGGACAGCAGCTTGTCATTTTCGGCCGCTACGACAGCGCCGGCGAGGCCACCGTCCAGCTCAAGGCCAAGCTCACCGGCGAGGACAAGACCTACACCACGACGTTCAACTTCCCCGAGACCGACACCGACAATCCCGAGATCGAACGCCTCTGGGCCCTCGCGCAGATCGAGCAACTCGAGTTGCTGGAATCCATCGGCCAGCTCCCGCCCGCCGAGAGCAAGGATGCGATCACGCACCTCGGTGTGGAGTATCAGCTCGTCACCGACCACACCGCGATGGTCGTCCTCGACGACGCCACCTTCGCCGGTCGCGGCATCGACCGCAAAAACCGCGACCGCATCGCCACCGAACGCACCGCGCAGAGCGCCCGCGCGCAGCAGCCCGTCAAAAACTACCAGGTCGACGCGCAACAGCCCACGTATTCGCAACCCGCTCCCCACGTGAGCCGCCCCTACAGCAGCGGCGGCGGAGGCGGAGCCCTCGACAGCAAGGACGTGGCGCTGATGCTCTTCTTCGCCTTCCTCGCCTGGGCCGCGCACCTCGGCAGACGCGCGGCGCGCCAGCGGTAA